Sequence from the Aquimarina sp. Aq107 genome:
ATTGAAAAAATTTCTTCTTTTACTAATGACGAAATATTTAAAAATAATTTTTCTAATGCTCTATTTAACTACCCGCTTTCCTATGATAGCAATTTCTGGAATAACTACAATACCCTTATAGCTACTGGTGTTGTAGGAGAGGCATTAGAAGATTTAGAAGTTAAAGGAAGTTTAGAATCACAATTTAAACGTAAAAACTAATTCCAGATTAAGTTCAAAAAAATTTGTGAGTTTCAACATTTTAATTTTACTTTGTATTTCAAAGTACTTTTAATATGAGCACAGAAGATTATTTAAAAGATATTACGGAGATCAAGGATATGATGAATAAATCATCACGATTTTTCTCCCTTAGTGGTTTATCAGGAATATTAGCAGGTGTATATGCAATCATAGGTGCAGCAATTGCTTATTATCTTGTTAGTATCAGCGGTATAGATTATGTTATCGCCGAAGGAAAGATATTTAACTATATTCTAATTGACCTTGCAGCAGTAGCGCTTTTAAGCATTATAACCGGTATCATATTAAGCAACAGAAAAGCTAAGCAAAATAACGAAACCCTTTGGAATGGAACTTCCAAAAGATTACTCACTGCTTTTTTAATTCCATTGGTTACTGGTGGTATTTTTATTATCATCAAAGTTTATAATCATCATTATGGCCTTACTGGATCATTAATGCTAATTTTTTATGGATTAGCCTTAGTAAATGCGTCAAAATACACTATTGGAAACGTAAAATATTTGGGGTATGCAGAAATTATATTAGGTTTGGTGTGTTCTGTATTTCCGAATTATGGTTTCTGGTTTTGGGTTATAGGATTTGGGATAATGCATATTGTGTATGGTAGTTTAATATACTTAAAACACGATAGATAATTCTTAGAAACACTTAAATTTTAAGCTTAAAAGCTAAGAAATGAGCAGTATAATTGGAAACATAAATAAAGCATTTGATCACCGAATACGACTGGGTATTATGTCCATATTGGTGGTTAATGAGTACGCTGATTTTAAAATGCTAAAGGAATTGTTAGGTGCAACTGATGGAAATCTAGCTAGTCACACCAAAGCACTAGAAAAATCAGAATATATATTAGTTGAAAAATCTTTTATAGGGAAAAAACCAAACACGCGATATAGTGCCACTAAAAAAGGGCGTGAAGCCTTTAAAAAACATGTAGAAGCTATTGAAAAATTACTAAAGCAATAGCTATATTTTTTTATCTTTTTACTTTGAAATTCAAAGTACTTTTAAAAATTAAAAAATGAGATCAGTATTATTAGAAATATTATATGAATGGAGTAAAATACCATATCAAAAATGGTTTAAGAAAGAAGATCCTTGGGATATTCCTATATCACAATTATTGAGATATCCCCAAACCACTCTTGGGTTTCACTTAGGAAGCTTTTTATTACAACATGATTTCACACCTCAACCTAAATTAGAAAATCACGATGTATTCCATGTATTAACAAAAACTGGAATTACAGTTCCTGAAGAAATATCAATGCAATATTACCTTCTTGGAAACGGCAAAAAGAGTGCTTACCTATATACTGTAATCCTGATAGGAACCTTACTCTATCCTGATAAGTTTAAAGTATTTAGAAATGCATTTAAACAAGGGCGTAATGCCTATTCATTTCATCAATTGGATTTCAAAAAATTACTAGATCAATCACTGGACACCATAAGAACAACTTTTTTAATATCTACACCATGCAAATAACACAATCAGCAAATCGAAACGCCCTTATGATAGCAACCTTTAGCTTTCTTTTAGGCACGATACTCTTATTACTACATCTAATTGTTCCATGGGAACAAATAACCACAATAGGTCTATTTTATGTTATAATTGCCGTTGTTCTTAACGGAATAACTTTTATAGGATTATTAGCAAATACAGTTATCAATTATCACTGTTACAAGGAAAACTTAACCACTGTATTAGTTTTCTTATTAAATATTCCTATTGCTATTGGATACTTCTTAATCGTTATCAATAACCCTTTTCATACTATTATTTTATAATGAATTCTTTACAAAAACAACTCCCGTTTATTAAAGGTTTTAGTATAGCCGTAGCATTTAGCATAACACTTTTAATTATTAGAGTTACAAAATTAGATTCTGTTTTCTTTCTATTTTTAATCTGGAACTTATTTCTAGCCTGCATCCCATACGGAATAACAACCGTGCTTAGTTTTGACAGAATACACAAAAATAGATTTCTATTCGGATTAGGTTTTATAGCCTGGTTAGCTTTTTTACCTAACGCGCCTTACATACTAACCGATTTACAGCATATTAGACTTAGTTCTCTACATTCTGTATGGTTCGATGTGCTTCTCATCTTATCTTTTGCCATTAACGGATTAATAATTGGATTTGCTTCTTTGCGAACAATGCAGCGACTACTTCGGGAACACTTCACTAATAAAGTCACCAATATCATAATACATTTAACCTTATTACTATGTGGGTTTGGTATATACATGGGACGAATACTTCGATGGAATAGTTGGGATCTCCTTCAAAATCCACTACACATTCTCGGTGACATATTTAGACGAATAATATCACCTATCGAACACATACATACTTGGGTATTTACCATTGGTTTTGGCAGTTTTTTGATCATCACCTATCACTTAATACAATATTATCACAAAGAAAATAACTAAAAATACAATCACTATAAATTTAAACAGTCATGGAAAATCAAAAACCAAAAAAGTCCTTTGGACAATGGATAAAGACCTCAATCACCATTCGTATGCTTATGGTAGGTATATTAATTTTAGTTCTATTGATTCCTCTTTCTTATATCAAAAGCCTAATACAAGAACGTTCTATAAGACAAGAACAAACTGTAGTGAGTGACATCAATCAAAAATGGGGAAATCAAGTAATGCTTTATGGACCCATTCTAAAAATCCCCTATCAAACTCACAAAATAAAAAAAACATGGGATGAAAAAACTAAATCATACACCGAGGAAGATATCATTACTGTTCATCATGCGTTCTTCTTTCCTGATTTATTAGATATAAAGGCCAATGTAACATCCGACACACTAAAAAGAGGTATTTATAAATCTCCTGTATACACTTCTGACATGAAGATTAAAGGATCATTTTCAATACCATCTTTCGACACTCAAGACATTGCGGAAGAAGATATTTTATGGGATAAGTCTACTATTATTCTTAACTCTACAAATCTAAAAGGAATAAAAAGTAATCTCCAACTAAAACTCGGTACAGAAAATTACTTGCTCCAATCGAAATACTCAAAAAATTCATACACCAATACATTAGAAACTAAATTTCTAAACGAAAACTCCTGGCCGAAAGAAAAAGCAATTGACTTTAACCTAGATCTTATCATCAACGGAAGTAATCAACTAAAATTCATCCCAGTAGGTAAAGAAACCAATGTAAGTATAACTTCTGATTGGGCTTCTCCAAAATTTGATGGAAACTATTTACCAGACCCAAAAACTAAATCAATTACCGAGAAAGGATTCAAAGCTAGCTGGAAAGTTTTACAAGTAAACAGAGAATTCGAACAAGAGTTTTTTGGTGAATTACCACATATTAATTCATCTGCCTTTGGAGTAAAATTCATTGTACCTGTAGATGATTATCAAAAGAGTGAAAGGACTGCCAAGTATGGATATTTAGTTATAGCGCTTACTTTCTTAGTCTTCTTTTTAATACAAACTATTAGTAAGATAAATATTCATCCATTTCAATACCTAATGATAGGATTAGCATTGACCATGTTTTATACTTTATTGATATCAATCTCCGAACACTCTAGCTTTTTATATGCTTATCTGATTGCTGGTACATCTGTAGTAGTATTAATTTCTATTTATACTAAAGCAATCCTTAGAAGTTTTAAGTTTATGGCCATGATATCAACATCTTTAACTGCTCTGTACGCCTTTATATTCGTAATCATTCAATTAGAAGATTACGCTTTACTAGTCGGCAGTATTGGATTGTTTCTAATATTAGGAACTATTATGATGGTATCCCGAAAAATCGATTGGGGAAATGATGGAGTCTAATCTATTACTAACCCATTCATCTAATTCTAAAAAAATAAAATTCTAAACTATTAAATAACAAACAAAAATGCTGGTTAGTTAGTTGAGAAAAGTCGTGCTTCGAATTTTTGAAGTGCGGCTTTTTTTTAACAAAGATTTGTTTCTTTTAGAAATTGTGTTTCACAAAGAAAACCGTTACTTTTCGTTCTTAAACAGATCTTAACTCATATTGGACCAACAAAAAGAAAATACTAATGAAAAAAAACATATTTGTGTCAGTAATACTGGTTTTCAGTTTATTTATTTTCTCTTGCAAAAAAGAAACCGATAAAAAAATAGTCACAGAAGAGATAAAATTCACAAAAGAAGGAGAACTATCTATTTATAACTTACAAGATTCAATCCCAAGTCAAATTGTTTCGTTAGACATAGAAATCGCGGATAACGATTATGAAAGAGAAACGGGACTGATGTATCGTAAAACTATGGAAGAAAAAAGAGGTATGTTATTTATTCAGGAGAAGTTTAAACTACAAAGTTTTTATATGAAAAATACATTGATCCCTTTAGATATTATCTACATTGATGATCAATATAAAATCGTGAGTTTTCAAAAAGATGCAAAGCCATTAGACGAAACATCTCTTCCTTCTGGAAAACCTGCTAAATATATTTTAGAAATAAACAGTGGGTTATCTGATCAATGGAATTTAAAAATTGGTGATTCTATATCCTTTAAAAGAAACTAAACTTATCTGAGTCAAATAAAAACCCTTGAAAGATTATTCTTTTCAAGGGTTTTACCCAGGGATAAATCGGAAAAATTATTTAATAATCTTCACAACCTTATTAATAGTTTTACCACTGAATTTCACAAAATATATTCCTTTTGTCACATTAAGAGGTATTGATATCACTCCATTTTTACTTGATATCACATCAGAATAATACAATCCTCCTTTTACATCTCTAATCGTAACACTAAGAGACCTATCCTCTCCCAATATTTTAAAGTTAATCTCATCTTTAAAAGGATTAGGATAAGGTGAAGAAATCCTTACCGCATTTTTTTCTGGTTCTTTATTTAAAGGCTCATTTACCCAACCGTTATCATACCATCCTTCACCGCATATTTCTAAATCTCCTGTTTGTTGTTCTCCATTTATACTAAAAATAACTTTTGCACATGTTACCCCAGATAATGTATACTCATACCATCCATCTCCATCTATATCCGTCATTTGGGCACCAGGCCAAGAAGTAGTCAAAGATGTGGGAGTTGTTTCCCAGTAATATAATGTTACAGAATTCCAATTAGTATTGTTATTATTAAAATGAATTGTCAATTCATCATCAGAAACATCGCCAGGACAAGCTGTTGGACACTGATCATACCATTGAT
This genomic interval carries:
- a CDS encoding transcriptional regulator: MSSIIGNINKAFDHRIRLGIMSILVVNEYADFKMLKELLGATDGNLASHTKALEKSEYILVEKSFIGKKPNTRYSATKKGREAFKKHVEAIEKLLKQ
- a CDS encoding Coq4 family protein, with protein sequence MRSVLLEILYEWSKIPYQKWFKKEDPWDIPISQLLRYPQTTLGFHLGSFLLQHDFTPQPKLENHDVFHVLTKTGITVPEEISMQYYLLGNGKKSAYLYTVILIGTLLYPDKFKVFRNAFKQGRNAYSFHQLDFKKLLDQSLDTIRTTFLISTPCK
- a CDS encoding DUF1361 domain-containing protein; this encodes MNSLQKQLPFIKGFSIAVAFSITLLIIRVTKLDSVFFLFLIWNLFLACIPYGITTVLSFDRIHKNRFLFGLGFIAWLAFLPNAPYILTDLQHIRLSSLHSVWFDVLLILSFAINGLIIGFASLRTMQRLLREHFTNKVTNIIIHLTLLLCGFGIYMGRILRWNSWDLLQNPLHILGDIFRRIISPIEHIHTWVFTIGFGSFLIITYHLIQYYHKENN
- the creD gene encoding cell envelope integrity protein CreD, whose product is MENQKPKKSFGQWIKTSITIRMLMVGILILVLLIPLSYIKSLIQERSIRQEQTVVSDINQKWGNQVMLYGPILKIPYQTHKIKKTWDEKTKSYTEEDIITVHHAFFFPDLLDIKANVTSDTLKRGIYKSPVYTSDMKIKGSFSIPSFDTQDIAEEDILWDKSTIILNSTNLKGIKSNLQLKLGTENYLLQSKYSKNSYTNTLETKFLNENSWPKEKAIDFNLDLIINGSNQLKFIPVGKETNVSITSDWASPKFDGNYLPDPKTKSITEKGFKASWKVLQVNREFEQEFFGELPHINSSAFGVKFIVPVDDYQKSERTAKYGYLVIALTFLVFFLIQTISKINIHPFQYLMIGLALTMFYTLLISISEHSSFLYAYLIAGTSVVVLISIYTKAILRSFKFMAMISTSLTALYAFIFVIIQLEDYALLVGSIGLFLILGTIMMVSRKIDWGNDGV
- a CDS encoding DUF192 domain-containing protein; amino-acid sequence: MKKNIFVSVILVFSLFIFSCKKETDKKIVTEEIKFTKEGELSIYNLQDSIPSQIVSLDIEIADNDYERETGLMYRKTMEEKRGMLFIQEKFKLQSFYMKNTLIPLDIIYIDDQYKIVSFQKDAKPLDETSLPSGKPAKYILEINSGLSDQWNLKIGDSISFKRN